The Setaria italica strain Yugu1 chromosome VIII, Setaria_italica_v2.0, whole genome shotgun sequence genome includes the window TATAAAATATATCTACTTCTAAATATATATTAAGAATCTATGTTACATCATACTTCAcataaaacaaaaaatatgtataagtgattaatcaaaggcttagcacaagcttacgAGAGTGATTAGTGTTAGGATAGGACTAGAGAAGAGAGAGTATGAGGTGTGCCTGCCTTGTGAtcggttcaaggagtgaaccacgACTGTACAAGGTGTGCTGGCACCTTGGAGCCTTAGTGGCTCGCCAGCAAGTCTTCAACCCTCTagcttggtgtggagcagcATCGATGATCGTGTGCGGGGGACGAGGAGACCCCTTCCTTGGTGGAGAAACTCCGTAGTGAAGGCGTCATCAAGGTGGCCGGggaacttggcgtgagccttagtggccgagcctttgtggcaagtcaaggggtgtcccGTTGGTAACCGGGAAGTAATACTCtttgtgagtgcttcaacaatgtggactagtggtggcttagtgcctaccgataccacgggataaatcctcgtgtcaagagtttgcttcccctcatctcCACCTCTTACGTTTCCACATTTCATTCTTGCAACTTGTAtgcctttactttcttagtgttgtatcttgctaggattggctctaagTTTCAAAAAACTTATTTTAGGATGAGAATTTCatactagatcaaccatagaatGCACATCTAAGTTAAaatgatctagtttatgtttttGTAAAGTAGTGGAAGCTATATGTCTTAGAGGATAAGAACTTAGTTACAACAAATCACATTAAAGTCTTAGAGGATAGAACTTAGTTACAGCCTATTCACAAACCGCTATGCGTGCCTGTTATTAAACTACTAGCAGTAATTAGGGTTCATAGCACGATCGCTGATGGGCTAACGCGATGAGGGGCAAAACTTCAGGAATACACACCCATGTTACATGTTAGCAAGTGCACTGAGATCTATAATAtccaaaaaaatacaaaaagatGAACATAGTAGACGTCCATCATAAGACGACATATTTTCTTGCTATATAAAATACATCTACTTCTAAATATATATTAAGATTCTATGTTACGATCATACTTAAcataaaacaaaaaatatacTAGCTTTGATACTGACCCAAACAACATTAGCGTACTCAGGCTTGCCTGGCATGCGATCCGCACATACCTCTGGTTGGGTCGAAAATAGAGCTCAACACACACAAATAGAGAGACAATGCATGCATGTAATTAGCACCACAGGTCCTCCCCTGAAGCTCTCGTGGCCCCAAACCTCAGTTACTCTTCTCTCTATATATAATCGGGCCACACGTTAAGCAAAACCATCAACATTCCTCAGAAAAGCTCCATGCAAACAATCCTAATGGCGGAAAAGACCATTGTGGTGGCACTGTTCCTCGCCGCCCTTATTGTGGTCCCAACAGCAACTGCGGATAACATCGAGACAAAAGGCATATGCTCCAAGGTGAGAAGACTTGATTAAAATCCGTCGCTGCTTACCAATGTACTAGTACTTGCTAACTTTTATGGATAAACTATATGTGGATTTCAATTTTATGCAGAACCCTGCTACAAAGGTTGGATTATGGGGAGGAAACGAAGGGATTGTAAAGGACATCTCGGAGGCACCGAAGCGTCTGGAAAGCATCACCATTATCAGCAATTATTCCATAGACTCAATGGAATTTTCTTACATTGACCAGACTGGCCAGAAACGCAGTGCAGGTCGatggggaggtcctggtggtaCTGCTCACAAGGTATATGAGGTTTACAATGGCCTTAATGCCCAAGCGATGTTGTTATCACTTTTAAAACGGCTGCCAATTAAACAACAGGGTTTGTCTGTCACACGTCGTGGTTAATATTGATAACCTCTTATATTCTGTTTATGCAGCTTGATCTCGGCCCCACTGAGATTGTCAAGGAAGTTTCAGGAACATACAACATGTTCGAGGGTGAAATTTGCTTAACCTCATTCAAGCTTGTCACCAACGCCCGGACCTGGGGACCATGGGCAGAGGAGAAGGGAACACGTTTCAGCATCACCGCGCCAACTGGGACCAGTATCGTGGGCTTCTTCGCACGTGGAGGAACTAAATACCTTGCTGCGATTGGCGTTTACTTCAACAAACTCTGAAGAACAGCTATTTGGTTGATGATCATATCGTTTTTATCTACTTTTTGTGTTGGGCAGAACAAAGGAGATGCGGATTCACTCCCATGTTGACAATGCcctattaaatttattttctatcatctttgttgttttgtcacaccctgaaattttcaaatttcaggatgtgattaaaaagagtaaataaacaataatttttccataattttaaattttctcaacatttatttttcttcacaggaaatttagtataggaaaaataattgtttgtttttctgaattaaataatgttgttctgtgtctgtgcattcatgccgatgcatcttggtgtttcatgagtgcaaaaattttaaaaatacgTTTAGACGATGTCCAGACCCTTCTGAAAAATTTTCAggtttttctggaatttattctcattttcctagagctaaatccaatttatggaaggctctagaatccttttcacaagctccaaatattttatttagacTCCTCGTGTTCCAATCTATCTCCAGGATTTTTCCTaaaatttttgggatttttagagtattttctgtgaattaaataaaattttctTTCACGAGAAATACATCCTATCTTCCTGGGCTGAGCCCGTGGGCCCGACCCGCTCCATCCGGCCTGCCAAGGCCCATCTGGTCCCAGACGCCGCTGCTCCCGGACCGAGCCGGCCATGGCGCTGCCAGCCTCCTTAGGCCTTGGCGTGCGTGCGCCCCTAGGGTTCCACGCCTATAAAAACGAGCCCCTGTGCGCCCCTGCTCCTTTGCGCCGCCTCTTGCCTGTCCTTGTTGCCTGgcatcgcgccgccgcctgctccttGGTCCGCTCGACTCCGGTCGGAACATTGCGTCCCCGCCGCTGGTGAGCACCTCGCTCATGCTCCCCAGGCCTCCGCCGCGCTTGAGCGCGGCAGGCCGCCGGCCAAGAGCTGCGCCATGCCTctggcgtgaggaagaagatgaggtgCCACTTTTTGATCTAGCCACTGAGAAATCCTTTACAGAGGAGTCCTCAATCTATTCAATTTCTTTCAACCTAATCCAACCCTTgatcttttgcagatctaatcCCAAGTTTCCACCTTTTCGCGAGCCCTGTTCCCTGTGTCTCGGTAATCTTTCTTGCTAACCCCTCAGATTTACGGTTAATTGCGTTTAGACCCGTGCAACCTTGTTTAACCCATGCATTCTATGTTTTAACTCCGTTTTGATTCATTCAAGTTGCGATAGATTCATAACAACATAAATTATACGTTAGTGTTGATGTTTTCCTTCATgaatatttttgaaaataaatttgatattaatTTGTTTAATATCTACTTCATAtccttttcttaaaaaaagccaattaggttatatatcggtttttcatgaactaaagttaatttgattaacacttatataaataattcttccaattaaaagctaattagagatatacctcggcgtttcataaattaaattcaatttgattaatgtttattcaattgctgtttaaataaaagctacataggttatatctcgagttttcataaattaaatgttaattcgactaatatgaatataaatgtgtttttaaaaTAATCTGCTAGTTGAACTCGAAATATAAAGTTATGCgcttagatgcttttacatgcTTCTTCTAAACTCAAATGTTAATTTACATAAATtatacttaaatatttataaataagattggactaagctttacatGGTCTGTtcttataaaaatataaatacgacttgattaattctaactaaggatatttctccgAAATGtctttacattgtttttctcaaCTGAAATGAATGCGGCatgtagctcttgtcttttcttttataatttttcttttataattcaaatctctagatatttttatcttttcaaccatagttccatTTTAAGAGCTTCTTACGTTTGCGCGATCCTAGAATCGATCCCTAACCTTTAGTACGATTTTAAAGCTTTTCtgttgttttggtgtattgttcttagttgtacttgtttattttcttgtatgtttgtgccgatAATTGCTTCAagtagaaggatcgttgttcgaaagatttgaagattaagagtttcaagagaacaagagctgaagagcagtaagagtaactttttgttggaggaatgcaagtgtccctaaccatccttctacctatgctttgttcaCAATACCATGGTTATAATGCTTAATTGGAATATGGataaccacccaggaaaacaatgctaccacaagactaaatggctctattcttggctaattaattaaaaaactctagtttgaagcggtcCTACCGAAAGGGCAAAAGGGGGAGACAGTTGTTGGTGTATAGCACTCGCCCTCTTGGGAAGttggctttgctaagacactataccactaggggactgttatacattgcgctgatcatgaaaccttagcagactacttcttattagggaatctttgtaaaggtctcatagcgtccctatacgatcacacctcggaagtgtggtatggtgcctagctagcaccgcatggttaggtccaaagttctttgaacttttatgcGACTTGTGGATAAAGATGTGCGATGTCTGcaaagtgtaaaactgatatatcagccgtgctcactcTCAGGAGCGGCCTGGActctcacatgattaattaaacctgaagatggacttaaatcattaaTTCTGGCTATTTCTTGtggtcttgctgagtaccaaccataagtgtactcacccttgcttattgTTGCTTAGAAGATGAAGGTGggtgaagttgttgtgaagatgatgttgagttctaggcgtacgcaacccccagtcatTTGCCTATGAAGTTTGGAGTCTCTGTTTCCAAAGTTTAAGCTGTAAATCTCTTATAGTcttgtaagtctttatttgtatgtttttacgtgatactgttgctgttattcactaatgatgttaCTAtagtatgaaactagatcctggtATACATATAGGTAAAcacttgatttttttccttaaaaccgggtgtgacatgTTTGCATTGCTCATCGACATGTGTCAAATAAAGCTCTCCATCAGAGAGACTGCATCTTGTAGTCACTTAATTTCCTCCTGCTTGATTTGGTTATTTTATCCTATCATGCTGTTACTGATCAGGGACTCCTAGATCCTTCACGTTAATGACCATACTGTTACTTATTCTCAAAATTTTCATAAAAATCATAAACATCTTGCCATCAATATGGTAGCCTCTATTATCATGACTATTAGATCCATTATATTTTAAAAGAAAATCCACTTttgtcattatgaaaatagtttaAAATAGCACTGAATCTGTACCTAAAATAACAACCTAAACTTTATCAAAATTACTCACCcatgctattataaaaataagttAAAATAACTTTCTAAATTTACACCCTGTCAAAATGCTGTGGGGGTGGTTCACCCTGGCACTATGACAGATTCAGGTGCCTTTTGCCGTGCAACAAGAGTGCCCCATCCAATATGGGAAGGTGCTTCACCTTCGCATGGCTTTATCAGCTTCTATCGTGCCTAGGCCATGTTTTGTTTTTGCTAGCTATGGCTTCATTCTTGACTTGTTCGCTTGGTTGCCTGTGGTCACTAATTTTCTGTAGCATTCTCCTTTGGTCTTCCTTTCCTAGAGCACGTCGAGGTGTGCACAATTGTTTGGTATTATGAAAAGATTGTGGCTTATTGTGTGTGATATATATCAACCCGTGCGTTGGGCTGCGGTGGAGAGGGTGTCTTTGTGTCTGTCGCGAAGAGGGTGATGACACCGGTTTTTGACCTGAGTCAACCGCTACGGATAAGGTTTTGATggccgatgaaggagagagaaaagggtcGTTGATGACTTCGCGTTGACCAAGACTAGCCGTGGGAGGCCAGGGTTCTAGAAGCCAATAGAAGACCGGAGGAGGTCCGATCCGAAgcgaaatcgactccaccaaataaggaaaAGTGTTGACGTGTACCTTTATTAGTTTTCAATTCATTTGTAATAGTTCatgtcgtaatcgactaggattttagcctCCTcgagggtataaatataaacccatgaaCCTTGTAACAATAATTATCAAtgaatcaatacaacctttcggcgcCACACCGCAAAaatcctaggagtaggagtagagtagattcgacgAGTCCCTTGCTGCGCGCACAACTGCATTGGCTTCGATCTCAggtgagcttgtaagtaccgtcacccgatTATTATATTATCTatatcagaactttctaggcaTCATCCAATATTCTGATCTTTTATGATGTGGCTAGtcatcgagttatcttagattgcaagtagaactttgtAGGATTTGTCCAATATTTTGCTTGTCATCGATGTTGTTCATAGTTATCGAGTCATTTGgctttattaagttgcatcgtatcgatctcttagtcTTATCAAGCGCTCATAGTGATTGAACAGCTTAGATCtagttaggttgtcttcattgGCTCCTGACCTTATTTAAACGCTCACCAGTTATCTGATCCTTAAAGTATGCTAGgaccgatagatctttacccctgcccctcgtattgctagctGTTGGATCCTTAACGTCAGAACACTACTGTTGAGAGCTGATGTATCGGCTGCGTATCATCCATAATTCACAGAAGTGCAATgatgtcattgagccgatagatGCGCTTACGAGGCCTTGCCGCCGCAAGCCTGTTTGTTAAGTTAATGGGCTGAAGTTAATGTcctctcattcatgttaccttgtctaagttcaatacacttatcatgaTATTGATTAGATCCGTTAGCTTAATCAGCTTGTAAACGGTAGGCACCAGGTCCTTGTTTGCTACGTTCTAATCTCttagattaatagattgatgACAATACCCTCTCATTCTTGTTACCTTgtgtaagttcaattacacttatcaaggtATTGACTAGATTTATTAGTCTATCTGATGTGCACATGGTTAGTAGAAGCTCCttttattgttgttgttttacaatgctttatcttagcccaTTGGCTCTAacagccgatggcacatgccattaatgctttatttatttacactgTATGATTACATTAAAAACTTATCTGCTGTGGTGTTTACTCCAAGAatgcctacccatgagttcgaaaggtTTTGCcgccgatcggctcaggaatttaagGTTTTGCCACTGATTTGGAGCCTACACTAGGGTTAAGCAGATCTCTCAGATCTTCTATGTTGTTCAACACAAAAGACTGAATTCCAGTTTTTGCATCAAGACTCTCTTAGCACGCCCAATGGGACAAACAATCAACGAACATCATTAGTGCTCGTCGTTGCCTCAACTTCGACCAGATGGTCATCGAACCTGGTGACAATCAAGGTGATCCCAAGGCTACTAAGGAATTCATGGCCGTTGAGATCACCCTGGACAAGCTTGATGAACAACAAAGGAAAGAAGTCAAAGACGCTAGGGATCTCTTTGTGGCAGCATGTTTTCAATCATTCAGTTTGAACCGCAACAAGGCACACAAGAAGCATCCTCTCCCAGTGCCAATGCCACCACCTAGAGAGGAGAATGTGGTGATTGAAGAAGCTGACAATGAGCTCCAGTCTAAGATCACCTCAATGGTCAACAATGCTTTGCTCAGCCCAAGTTGGATATTGGTAAATGTGACTCAGAAGATGATCCAGCAGGTTGCGGATAATTATGTCAGCAGGTATTCCTAGAAAAGGTATACGGCTAACACGTCTGGTTACAAAGGTGACTCATCTTCCAGATAGTCGGCGGGACAGCCGACAGTTGGCGCATCTGATGGCTAGCCAAGGCAAGCATCAGGTTCAATGCCTATAAGAATTACCAACCCACAACTAACACCACCAAGACAGCCGGATTTCACATCCGATGGACACAAAGTATTTGGCACTCGCCAGCCACAACCCATAGATGGTTTCCTGCCTCCAGCTTCTCCACACTCACAACATAGGAATGGGCAGAGCAGTGAAGATTGGGCTACAAAGATTGCTGAAGTGATGAGGAGTCACTTCAGTTTGAAACCTAAGGAACAAGCCTACATGTATCAATGCCCCTATTCTGGATGGTTTGATCAAGTTGCAATGCCACCTTAGTACCATGTTCCTAACTTTACCAAATTCTCTAGGGAGGACAACATGTCTACAAGGGAACATGTCAGCCAATTTTTTGTTCAATGTGGAGAAGGAGCTACCATGGATGCGCTTAAAGTACGGATGTTCCTGTTATCACTGACAGGGCCTGCTTTCACATGGTTTTCAACATTAGAACCAAACTCCATTAACAATTGGGAAGATTTCGAGATGTTATTTCATAAACATTACTATGTGGAGGCCCAGGAGATGAAGCTGACAGATCTTATAATGATGAAGCAAAGGAACGAGGAGTCAGTGGCTGCGTTTGTCCAAAGGTTCAGAGAAGTGCGCAACAAGTGCTATAACATGTACTTAACTAATGGGCAGCTAGTAGAATTGGTTTATCAAGGGTTTCTTGATCCCATTAAGAAAAAGTTTTCAACACAGGATGTTGAGAGTCTGGCACGTATAGTACACAAGGTTTCAGTTCATGAGAGCCGATTCTAGAAGACGTGTAGGGGCAAGTATGGAGTTTCTCACTTCAAGGTATATGACTAATCCGATGAAGATTCTGATGAAGAAGGGGAGATTAGTATAGTAGAGTGGGTCAAAAGCAAGAAGCTAGTCTCATGTCCATGGATCAAAACTAATACAGATACATGTGACTTCAACATTACCAAAGCAAGAAGATCTTAAATCTCCTGctacaggaaggacagatcaagctgcCTCTGGGTCATAAGATACTGTCAGCTGAAGAACTCAAGAAGAGGAAGTATTGTCAGCTACATAACTCTATTACACATCATACTAATGACTGCAAGGTGTTCCGTCAACAGATTCAAACGGCTATAGAACAAGGAAGGCTAAAATTTGATGACAACTAGAAGCCGATGAAGGTTGACAAACATCCATTCCCAGCCGTCAACATGGTGGAGGTTGCACTAGTTGGTGAGCAAGATGAATCAAGGCTTTGGTCGACCCTGCTTACATCAAGGAGGGCGAAAGAATCTAGTGCAGTGGATCCACCAATGCAGATATCAGCTGAAGAGTTCAAGAAGAAAGTAAGTTGGGCTCAAGAAGTTGAGGGAGCTCAAACCAGCCAATGTGCTGGAAAACCTAGAGTTACTTCCAAGATGTTGATCAACAAGTACCAGCACAGACGGGAGGATCGAAGAATTTGGACAGATGAAGTCTAGAACAAGTTTGAGTCACACTGGAATTGTCCTTTCTTCCAATATTGCTAGAACCAAAAGCTGAGATTACCGTCGGCTGttaattgcccagagtgcagTTCACAATATCAGGGGTATTGCAATTCCAAGAGACAATGTCGATCGATGCATGAACATTTGGAGTATCAGCCATTAAGGCACCATCAGGTTGTTGAGGGATCCGATGAAGAGAAAGAAGTGCAATCTGTGCATGAGAGCCTTAGTTACCCTCCAGGGTGCAGGTCTGTTGTTATTGATGAATCCAAAGAAGAGCAGATCAAGCAACAAGAGAAGCTAATTTTTGGAGAGTGTTGGTGTCCAGAAGGCTTGACCAAGACTCAGAGAAGAAGGGTTCAACGTCTAAGCTATAAGGAATAGAACCAGGAGTGGCGCGTCAAGCGAGTTGAGAAAAGCAAAGAGGTATTAGCTGAAATTAATATGGTTTTTATCTTGTCGAGTTTTGGATTTACCATAGCAATGAAGAGGAGGTTGCTCAATTGGTGTTGCCTGCTCAGCAAGCTGTACTTAAGAAGCTAGAAGAGGAAACACACTGTCACCTCAAGCCTTTGTACCTGAAGGGTTATGTTGATGGTCAACCAATGACCAAGCTATTGGttgatggtggtggtgttgtCAATATAATGCCATATGTCACTTACCGCAAGCTTGGGAAGAGTCCAGAAGATTTGATCAAGACTAACATGATCCTAAAGGATTTCGAAGGGAAGAGGTCAGAAGCTAAAGGGATCTTGAACGTCGAATTGACGATTGCTAGAAAAACTTTGCTTATTACTTTTTTTGTCATCGATGGTAAAAGTTCATATAATCTTCTTCTTGGACGAGATTGGATTCATGCAAATTGTTGTATTCCATCCATTATGCACCAGCTGCTAATTGAGTGGGATGAAGATATGGTGGAAATAGTATCAGCCGATAAAACTGCTCTAATCGCTGCAGCAGATATTCCTTTCTAGAAATCTGACAAAGTACTATGCTTATCTGAAAAAGTTTGGGAAGAATATGAGTTCATTGATGCTACAAGATTCTTGTTCCATACGAGTGCAACAGATAATGAGGAAGTGTAGATGAAAATGGTTCTGTCAGCTGACTCGTTAGTTTGTAATGTTCATGTGTAATTAGTCAAAGCCGACATCATGTAAAAGTTGATGATTAATTCATTGCCTTAGATAGCCGATACCTGTTGATATCGCCTTTAGcacaaaaaattaaaaaaatatatattgttcaGAAAAGATTGATAATATTTCATATTGGTGTGAAAAGTATTTCTGATAAGACTTAAAACATTACAAAATAAGCTTTTCATGCGAACTTGTTCATATCAATTGATTACAAAAGCCGATGATTCCATTTATTGTTTCTAGATAGCCGATATCTTGGGGTATCacctttagaacaacaaatacAATGAAAAATACAAGAGGAAATGCACGTTTGACGTGGGGTGGATTCCTTATGTTCCAGCATCTTCAAGAAGCTCGCTGGAGATGGTAATGGAGGTATGTCATGAGGATTCTTCTTGCATCGACCTCCTGGCTTGACAAAAGAGACTACTAATGGAAGGAGCATCCTAGTCTatttcacgagaattcttctggcaCCTGGTGGTCATGGATCCTCTATGGGCTGCAAGGATTATGAGTTTCTAGCCTTCAAGTTCTATTCTTTGAGCCATGATTTCTGGTGGAAGTGCTAGCGCTGGTGGTCAATTTATAGCAAGGTTGCTGATATGCATCCAGGGTAATACATGGGATTCGTGAGACATAATGGTAGGAATCTTTCAGCTTTTGCTAGGTGAAATAGTGTTCTCGTGATGTTTGGCCTGGCCTATAGGGGTAAAGAGAATTCTTTGCATCAGGTCAAGAGGAGTAAAGGTAGCATTGAAAGGTCACTTTCAAAATGGTAGAATAATTGCACGCAAGTTACAAACAAATTCAAAAGAAGATTAATCGTTCTTTACAAGGCCCTTTCCATTGCTTGTATTGCATGCAGGCGAATTTTGTCAACGTCGAAAATTAGTTGGAAATCTTC containing:
- the LOC101752947 gene encoding salt stress-induced protein; translated protein: MQTILMAEKTIVVALFLAALIVVPTATADNIETKGICSKNPATKVGLWGGNEGIVKDISEAPKRLESITIISNYSIDSMEFSYIDQTGQKRSAGRWGGPGGTAHKLDLGPTEIVKEVSGTYNMFEGEICLTSFKLVTNARTWGPWAEEKGTRFSITAPTGTSIVGFFARGGTKYLAAIGVYFNKL